Proteins found in one Muntiacus reevesi chromosome 2, mMunRee1.1, whole genome shotgun sequence genomic segment:
- the CD22 gene encoding B-cell receptor CD22 isoform X1, producing the protein MRKESLALSLSYVKPFLGCPKGKGVDIGAQEELSGRCQRPGGSKTNSSWPRLLPRHSTMHLLGPSLLLLGYLVYSDSTYSAWTFKHPKTLYAWDGACVWIPCTYSSLKGGGHILDNLTVYHNFTYNKTAKNYVGTVLYFKNLTAEESTSSQERVRFLGNRRNNCTLLINPVRVDDSGLLGLRVMSRTDKWMASLNLSISEKAPQPHIELPQEIQEGQEVTATCLLNFACHDYQIHLRWSLEGSVTTSTILSTETVATQSKLHFQPNWTHDGKNLTCQLWDPMKERLLSEKVVLLEVKYAPKLKIQVNPEEATVTEGESVTMRCQVMGSNPPHGNVSWFKDRTQLKEQGTTVTLPEVTRTMSGQYTCQVSNEVGTRRSDAVDLQVHYAPEPSSVQISPSSIKEGVTVELACISAASPPPANYTWYFNGQEILGKNGRNFQIPQVLVKHAGRYSCLAENSLGPGSVDQEADLDVQYPPKGVTTVIQNPTPIREGDSVTLSCTFNSSNPRVTRYNWNSPGSQDQTSQEKLTIRKVTWDAAPVKCEACNQWCSWSPPVNLNVHYAPKDVNIQISPRTEVQSGQQVLLRCEFSSSRPMDVHYFWKKDGSLLKKQKTLTFDSISPEDSGTYHCLVNNSIGQTSSEACELRVLYAPRRLRVSISPKDGVVEGKMAVLTCEGDANPAPSHYNWFDGNNQDLHHYGQTLRLEPVKLQHSGSYWCRGANRLGQSQSPPTTLTVYYSAATISRRAALGVGFCLAIFLLAIWGVKLQRNWKRIQRQQGLQESSSGQSFFVRNIKARRTPQAECPHSLGCYNRVMEDAVSYATLSFPLGETDAQRLRDAESSEMREIPPSRDDSVTYAVVQNRQVADYENVTPEVLDDEGIHYSELVHFGNGKRALAQEGVEYVTLKH; encoded by the exons AGTTTGGCCCTGTCTCTTTCCTATGTGAAACCCTTCCTTGGTTGTCCCAAG GGAAAAGGGGTTGACATAGGTGCGCAAGAAGAGCTGTCTGGAAGATGTCAGCGACCAGGTGGCTCAAAGACAAACTCTTCCTGGCCCAGGCTCCTGCCTAGACACAGCACCATGCATCTCCTTGGCCCTTCGCTCCTGCTTCTTG GATATTTGGTTTACTCTGACTCAACTTACAGTGCCTGGACGTTTAAGCATCCTAAGACTCTCTATGCCTGGGATGGAGCCTGCGTCTGGATCCCTTGCACATACAGTTCGCTAAAGGGTGGTGGACACATCCTAGATAACCTGACTGTGTACCACAATTTTACATATAACAAAACGGCCAAGAACTACGTTGGAACCGTCCTCTATTTTAAGAACCTGACAGCTGAGGAGTCTACCTCCAGTCAAGAAAGGGTACGATTCCTGGGAAACCGCAGAAACAACTGCACGCTCCTCATCAATCCTGTCAGAGTCGATGACAGCGGTCTTCTGGGGCTGAGGGTGATGTCGAGGACTGACAAATGGATGGCGTCTCTAAACCTCAGCATCTCTG AGAAGGCTCCTCAACCCCACATTGAGCTCCCTCAGGAAATCCAGGAGGGCCAGGAAGTCACTGCCACCTGCTTGCTGAATTTCGCCTGCCATGATTACCAGATCCATCTGCGGTGGTCCCTGGAGGGGTCTGTGACCACTTCTACCATCCTCTCCACTGAGACAGTCGCCACCCAGAGCAAGCTCCATTTCCAGCCCAACTGGACTCATGATGGCAAGAACCTGACCTGccagctctgggaccccatgaaAGAGCGGCTACTCTCGGAGAAAGTAGTGCTGCTGGAAGTGAAGT ATGCACCAAAGTTGAAGATCCAGGTCAACCCCGAAGAAGCCACCGTCACAGAGGGAGAGTCTGTGACCATGAGGTGCCAGGTCATGGGCAGCAACCCGCCGCACGGGAATGTGTCCTGGTTCAAGGACAGGACTCAACTGAAGGAGCAGGGGACAACAGTCACTCTGCCCGAAGTGACCAGGACGATGAGCGGGCAGTACACGTGCCAGGTCTCCAATGAAGTGGGCACAAGACGGTCAGATGCAGTGGATCTCCAGGTGCACT ATGCTCCAGAACCTTCCTCGGTTCAGATCTCCCCGTCATCAATTAAAGAAGGAGTTACAGTAGAGCTGGCTTGTATATCAGCAGCCAGCCCTCCCCCAGCTAATTACACCTGGTACTTCAATGGCCAAGAAATACTTGGAAAGAACGGCAGGAACTTCCAGATCCCTCAAGTCCTCGTCAAGCATGCTGGGAGGTACTCCTGCTTGGCAGAAAATAGTCTTGGGCCTGGATCTGTTGACCAGGAAGCTGACTTGGACGTCCAGT ATCCCCCCAAGGGGGTCACCACGGTGATTCAAAACCCCACACCGATTCGAGAAGGAGACAGTGTGACCCTGTCCTGCACCTTCAATTCCAGTAACCCCAGAGTTACTCGATATAACTGGAacagcccaggctcccaggaccaAACATCACAGGAGAAGCTGACGATTCGAAAAGTCACGTGGGACGCAGCACCAGTCAAATGCGAAGCTTGTAACCAGTGGTGTTCGTGGTCTCCCCCTGTCAACCTGAATGTCCACT ATGCTCCCAAGGACGTCAACATCCAGATCAGCCCTCGTACAGAGGTCCAATCTGGGCAGCAGGTCCTCCTCCGGTGTGAGTTCTCAAGTAGCCGTCCCATGGATGTCCACTACTTCTGGAAAAAAGATGGAAGCCTTCTGAAGAAACAGAAGACACTTACCTTTGACTCCATCTCTCCAGAAGATTCAGGAACCTACCACTGCTTGGTCAACAACTCCATTGGACAGACCTCATCTGAGGCCTGTGAGCTCCGAGTGCTCT ATGCTCCCAGAAGGCTGCGTGTGTCCATCAGCCCGAAAGACGGCGTGGTGGAGGGGAAGATGGCAGTCCTGACCTGTGAGGGCGACGCCaaccctgccccctcccactaCAACTGGTTTGATGGGAATAACCAAGACCTCCACCATTACGGTCAGACGCTGAGATTGGAGCCCGTGAAGCTGCAGCACTCAGGGAGCTACTGGTGCCGAGGGGCCAACCGTCTGGGCCAGAGCCAGTCGCCCCCCACCACCCTCACTGTCTACT ACAGCGCTGCCACCATCAGCAGACGTGCGGCCTTGGGAGTGGGGTTCTGCCTGGCCATCTTCCTTCTGGCAATCTGGGGAGTCAAGCTTCAGCGGAA CTGGAAGAGGATTCAGAGACAGCAGGGCCTTCAGGAAAGTTCCAGTGGACAGAGCTTCTTTGTGAGGAATATAAAG GCTAGAAGGACCCCCCAAGCTGAATGCCCCCACTCCCTGGGGTGCTACAACCGGGTGATGGAAGATGCAGTCAGCTATGCTACCTTGAGCTTTCCTCTTGGCGAGACTGACGCACAGAGACTTAG AGACGCAGAGAGCTCAGAGATGAGGGAAATTCCCCCAAGCAGGGACGACAGCGTCACCTACGCTGTGGTGCAGAACCGTCAAGTG GCCGACTATGAGAACGTGACTCCGGAGGTCCTAGACGATGAGGGCATTCATTACTCGGAGCTGGTCCACTTTGGGAATGGGAAGCGGGCGCTGGCCCAGGAAGGAGTGGAATACGTGACCCTCAAGCACTGA
- the CD22 gene encoding B-cell receptor CD22 isoform X4, which yields MRKESLALSLSYVKPFLGCPKGKGVDIGAQEELSGRCQRPGGSKTNSSWPRLLPRHSTMHLLGPSLLLLGYLVYSDSTYSAWTFKHPKTLYAWDGACVWIPCTYSSLKGGGHILDNLTVYHNFTYNKTAKNYVGTVLYFKNLTAEESTSSQERVRFLGNRRNNCTLLINPVRVDDSGLLGLRVMSRTDKWMASLNLSISEKAPQPHIELPQEIQEGQEVTATCLLNFACHDYQIHLRWSLEGSVTTSTILSTETVATQSKLHFQPNWTHDGKNLTCQLWDPMKERLLSEKVVLLEVKYPPKGVTTVIQNPTPIREGDSVTLSCTFNSSNPRVTRYNWNSPGSQDQTSQEKLTIRKVTWDAAPVKCEACNQWCSWSPPVNLNVHYAPKDVNIQISPRTEVQSGQQVLLRCEFSSSRPMDVHYFWKKDGSLLKKQKTLTFDSISPEDSGTYHCLVNNSIGQTSSEACELRVLYAPRRLRVSISPKDGVVEGKMAVLTCEGDANPAPSHYNWFDGNNQDLHHYGQTLRLEPVKLQHSGSYWCRGANRLGQSQSPPTTLTVYYSAATISRRAALGVGFCLAIFLLAIWGVKLQRNWKRIQRQQGLQESSSGQSFFVRNIKARRTPQAECPHSLGCYNRVMEDAVSYATLSFPLGETDAQRLRDAESSEMREIPPSRDDSVTYAVVQNRQVADYENVTPEVLDDEGIHYSELVHFGNGKRALAQEGVEYVTLKH from the exons AGTTTGGCCCTGTCTCTTTCCTATGTGAAACCCTTCCTTGGTTGTCCCAAG GGAAAAGGGGTTGACATAGGTGCGCAAGAAGAGCTGTCTGGAAGATGTCAGCGACCAGGTGGCTCAAAGACAAACTCTTCCTGGCCCAGGCTCCTGCCTAGACACAGCACCATGCATCTCCTTGGCCCTTCGCTCCTGCTTCTTG GATATTTGGTTTACTCTGACTCAACTTACAGTGCCTGGACGTTTAAGCATCCTAAGACTCTCTATGCCTGGGATGGAGCCTGCGTCTGGATCCCTTGCACATACAGTTCGCTAAAGGGTGGTGGACACATCCTAGATAACCTGACTGTGTACCACAATTTTACATATAACAAAACGGCCAAGAACTACGTTGGAACCGTCCTCTATTTTAAGAACCTGACAGCTGAGGAGTCTACCTCCAGTCAAGAAAGGGTACGATTCCTGGGAAACCGCAGAAACAACTGCACGCTCCTCATCAATCCTGTCAGAGTCGATGACAGCGGTCTTCTGGGGCTGAGGGTGATGTCGAGGACTGACAAATGGATGGCGTCTCTAAACCTCAGCATCTCTG AGAAGGCTCCTCAACCCCACATTGAGCTCCCTCAGGAAATCCAGGAGGGCCAGGAAGTCACTGCCACCTGCTTGCTGAATTTCGCCTGCCATGATTACCAGATCCATCTGCGGTGGTCCCTGGAGGGGTCTGTGACCACTTCTACCATCCTCTCCACTGAGACAGTCGCCACCCAGAGCAAGCTCCATTTCCAGCCCAACTGGACTCATGATGGCAAGAACCTGACCTGccagctctgggaccccatgaaAGAGCGGCTACTCTCGGAGAAAGTAGTGCTGCTGGAAGTGAAGT ATCCCCCCAAGGGGGTCACCACGGTGATTCAAAACCCCACACCGATTCGAGAAGGAGACAGTGTGACCCTGTCCTGCACCTTCAATTCCAGTAACCCCAGAGTTACTCGATATAACTGGAacagcccaggctcccaggaccaAACATCACAGGAGAAGCTGACGATTCGAAAAGTCACGTGGGACGCAGCACCAGTCAAATGCGAAGCTTGTAACCAGTGGTGTTCGTGGTCTCCCCCTGTCAACCTGAATGTCCACT ATGCTCCCAAGGACGTCAACATCCAGATCAGCCCTCGTACAGAGGTCCAATCTGGGCAGCAGGTCCTCCTCCGGTGTGAGTTCTCAAGTAGCCGTCCCATGGATGTCCACTACTTCTGGAAAAAAGATGGAAGCCTTCTGAAGAAACAGAAGACACTTACCTTTGACTCCATCTCTCCAGAAGATTCAGGAACCTACCACTGCTTGGTCAACAACTCCATTGGACAGACCTCATCTGAGGCCTGTGAGCTCCGAGTGCTCT ATGCTCCCAGAAGGCTGCGTGTGTCCATCAGCCCGAAAGACGGCGTGGTGGAGGGGAAGATGGCAGTCCTGACCTGTGAGGGCGACGCCaaccctgccccctcccactaCAACTGGTTTGATGGGAATAACCAAGACCTCCACCATTACGGTCAGACGCTGAGATTGGAGCCCGTGAAGCTGCAGCACTCAGGGAGCTACTGGTGCCGAGGGGCCAACCGTCTGGGCCAGAGCCAGTCGCCCCCCACCACCCTCACTGTCTACT ACAGCGCTGCCACCATCAGCAGACGTGCGGCCTTGGGAGTGGGGTTCTGCCTGGCCATCTTCCTTCTGGCAATCTGGGGAGTCAAGCTTCAGCGGAA CTGGAAGAGGATTCAGAGACAGCAGGGCCTTCAGGAAAGTTCCAGTGGACAGAGCTTCTTTGTGAGGAATATAAAG GCTAGAAGGACCCCCCAAGCTGAATGCCCCCACTCCCTGGGGTGCTACAACCGGGTGATGGAAGATGCAGTCAGCTATGCTACCTTGAGCTTTCCTCTTGGCGAGACTGACGCACAGAGACTTAG AGACGCAGAGAGCTCAGAGATGAGGGAAATTCCCCCAAGCAGGGACGACAGCGTCACCTACGCTGTGGTGCAGAACCGTCAAGTG GCCGACTATGAGAACGTGACTCCGGAGGTCCTAGACGATGAGGGCATTCATTACTCGGAGCTGGTCCACTTTGGGAATGGGAAGCGGGCGCTGGCCCAGGAAGGAGTGGAATACGTGACCCTCAAGCACTGA
- the CD22 gene encoding B-cell receptor CD22 isoform X2, producing the protein MRKEGKGVDIGAQEELSGRCQRPGGSKTNSSWPRLLPRHSTMHLLGPSLLLLGYLVYSDSTYSAWTFKHPKTLYAWDGACVWIPCTYSSLKGGGHILDNLTVYHNFTYNKTAKNYVGTVLYFKNLTAEESTSSQERVRFLGNRRNNCTLLINPVRVDDSGLLGLRVMSRTDKWMASLNLSISEKAPQPHIELPQEIQEGQEVTATCLLNFACHDYQIHLRWSLEGSVTTSTILSTETVATQSKLHFQPNWTHDGKNLTCQLWDPMKERLLSEKVVLLEVKYAPKLKIQVNPEEATVTEGESVTMRCQVMGSNPPHGNVSWFKDRTQLKEQGTTVTLPEVTRTMSGQYTCQVSNEVGTRRSDAVDLQVHYAPEPSSVQISPSSIKEGVTVELACISAASPPPANYTWYFNGQEILGKNGRNFQIPQVLVKHAGRYSCLAENSLGPGSVDQEADLDVQYPPKGVTTVIQNPTPIREGDSVTLSCTFNSSNPRVTRYNWNSPGSQDQTSQEKLTIRKVTWDAAPVKCEACNQWCSWSPPVNLNVHYAPKDVNIQISPRTEVQSGQQVLLRCEFSSSRPMDVHYFWKKDGSLLKKQKTLTFDSISPEDSGTYHCLVNNSIGQTSSEACELRVLYAPRRLRVSISPKDGVVEGKMAVLTCEGDANPAPSHYNWFDGNNQDLHHYGQTLRLEPVKLQHSGSYWCRGANRLGQSQSPPTTLTVYYSAATISRRAALGVGFCLAIFLLAIWGVKLQRNWKRIQRQQGLQESSSGQSFFVRNIKARRTPQAECPHSLGCYNRVMEDAVSYATLSFPLGETDAQRLRDAESSEMREIPPSRDDSVTYAVVQNRQVADYENVTPEVLDDEGIHYSELVHFGNGKRALAQEGVEYVTLKH; encoded by the exons GGAAAAGGGGTTGACATAGGTGCGCAAGAAGAGCTGTCTGGAAGATGTCAGCGACCAGGTGGCTCAAAGACAAACTCTTCCTGGCCCAGGCTCCTGCCTAGACACAGCACCATGCATCTCCTTGGCCCTTCGCTCCTGCTTCTTG GATATTTGGTTTACTCTGACTCAACTTACAGTGCCTGGACGTTTAAGCATCCTAAGACTCTCTATGCCTGGGATGGAGCCTGCGTCTGGATCCCTTGCACATACAGTTCGCTAAAGGGTGGTGGACACATCCTAGATAACCTGACTGTGTACCACAATTTTACATATAACAAAACGGCCAAGAACTACGTTGGAACCGTCCTCTATTTTAAGAACCTGACAGCTGAGGAGTCTACCTCCAGTCAAGAAAGGGTACGATTCCTGGGAAACCGCAGAAACAACTGCACGCTCCTCATCAATCCTGTCAGAGTCGATGACAGCGGTCTTCTGGGGCTGAGGGTGATGTCGAGGACTGACAAATGGATGGCGTCTCTAAACCTCAGCATCTCTG AGAAGGCTCCTCAACCCCACATTGAGCTCCCTCAGGAAATCCAGGAGGGCCAGGAAGTCACTGCCACCTGCTTGCTGAATTTCGCCTGCCATGATTACCAGATCCATCTGCGGTGGTCCCTGGAGGGGTCTGTGACCACTTCTACCATCCTCTCCACTGAGACAGTCGCCACCCAGAGCAAGCTCCATTTCCAGCCCAACTGGACTCATGATGGCAAGAACCTGACCTGccagctctgggaccccatgaaAGAGCGGCTACTCTCGGAGAAAGTAGTGCTGCTGGAAGTGAAGT ATGCACCAAAGTTGAAGATCCAGGTCAACCCCGAAGAAGCCACCGTCACAGAGGGAGAGTCTGTGACCATGAGGTGCCAGGTCATGGGCAGCAACCCGCCGCACGGGAATGTGTCCTGGTTCAAGGACAGGACTCAACTGAAGGAGCAGGGGACAACAGTCACTCTGCCCGAAGTGACCAGGACGATGAGCGGGCAGTACACGTGCCAGGTCTCCAATGAAGTGGGCACAAGACGGTCAGATGCAGTGGATCTCCAGGTGCACT ATGCTCCAGAACCTTCCTCGGTTCAGATCTCCCCGTCATCAATTAAAGAAGGAGTTACAGTAGAGCTGGCTTGTATATCAGCAGCCAGCCCTCCCCCAGCTAATTACACCTGGTACTTCAATGGCCAAGAAATACTTGGAAAGAACGGCAGGAACTTCCAGATCCCTCAAGTCCTCGTCAAGCATGCTGGGAGGTACTCCTGCTTGGCAGAAAATAGTCTTGGGCCTGGATCTGTTGACCAGGAAGCTGACTTGGACGTCCAGT ATCCCCCCAAGGGGGTCACCACGGTGATTCAAAACCCCACACCGATTCGAGAAGGAGACAGTGTGACCCTGTCCTGCACCTTCAATTCCAGTAACCCCAGAGTTACTCGATATAACTGGAacagcccaggctcccaggaccaAACATCACAGGAGAAGCTGACGATTCGAAAAGTCACGTGGGACGCAGCACCAGTCAAATGCGAAGCTTGTAACCAGTGGTGTTCGTGGTCTCCCCCTGTCAACCTGAATGTCCACT ATGCTCCCAAGGACGTCAACATCCAGATCAGCCCTCGTACAGAGGTCCAATCTGGGCAGCAGGTCCTCCTCCGGTGTGAGTTCTCAAGTAGCCGTCCCATGGATGTCCACTACTTCTGGAAAAAAGATGGAAGCCTTCTGAAGAAACAGAAGACACTTACCTTTGACTCCATCTCTCCAGAAGATTCAGGAACCTACCACTGCTTGGTCAACAACTCCATTGGACAGACCTCATCTGAGGCCTGTGAGCTCCGAGTGCTCT ATGCTCCCAGAAGGCTGCGTGTGTCCATCAGCCCGAAAGACGGCGTGGTGGAGGGGAAGATGGCAGTCCTGACCTGTGAGGGCGACGCCaaccctgccccctcccactaCAACTGGTTTGATGGGAATAACCAAGACCTCCACCATTACGGTCAGACGCTGAGATTGGAGCCCGTGAAGCTGCAGCACTCAGGGAGCTACTGGTGCCGAGGGGCCAACCGTCTGGGCCAGAGCCAGTCGCCCCCCACCACCCTCACTGTCTACT ACAGCGCTGCCACCATCAGCAGACGTGCGGCCTTGGGAGTGGGGTTCTGCCTGGCCATCTTCCTTCTGGCAATCTGGGGAGTCAAGCTTCAGCGGAA CTGGAAGAGGATTCAGAGACAGCAGGGCCTTCAGGAAAGTTCCAGTGGACAGAGCTTCTTTGTGAGGAATATAAAG GCTAGAAGGACCCCCCAAGCTGAATGCCCCCACTCCCTGGGGTGCTACAACCGGGTGATGGAAGATGCAGTCAGCTATGCTACCTTGAGCTTTCCTCTTGGCGAGACTGACGCACAGAGACTTAG AGACGCAGAGAGCTCAGAGATGAGGGAAATTCCCCCAAGCAGGGACGACAGCGTCACCTACGCTGTGGTGCAGAACCGTCAAGTG GCCGACTATGAGAACGTGACTCCGGAGGTCCTAGACGATGAGGGCATTCATTACTCGGAGCTGGTCCACTTTGGGAATGGGAAGCGGGCGCTGGCCCAGGAAGGAGTGGAATACGTGACCCTCAAGCACTGA
- the CD22 gene encoding B-cell receptor CD22 isoform X3 — protein sequence MHLLGPSLLLLGYLVYSDSTYSAWTFKHPKTLYAWDGACVWIPCTYSSLKGGGHILDNLTVYHNFTYNKTAKNYVGTVLYFKNLTAEESTSSQERVRFLGNRRNNCTLLINPVRVDDSGLLGLRVMSRTDKWMASLNLSISEKAPQPHIELPQEIQEGQEVTATCLLNFACHDYQIHLRWSLEGSVTTSTILSTETVATQSKLHFQPNWTHDGKNLTCQLWDPMKERLLSEKVVLLEVKYAPKLKIQVNPEEATVTEGESVTMRCQVMGSNPPHGNVSWFKDRTQLKEQGTTVTLPEVTRTMSGQYTCQVSNEVGTRRSDAVDLQVHYAPEPSSVQISPSSIKEGVTVELACISAASPPPANYTWYFNGQEILGKNGRNFQIPQVLVKHAGRYSCLAENSLGPGSVDQEADLDVQYPPKGVTTVIQNPTPIREGDSVTLSCTFNSSNPRVTRYNWNSPGSQDQTSQEKLTIRKVTWDAAPVKCEACNQWCSWSPPVNLNVHYAPKDVNIQISPRTEVQSGQQVLLRCEFSSSRPMDVHYFWKKDGSLLKKQKTLTFDSISPEDSGTYHCLVNNSIGQTSSEACELRVLYAPRRLRVSISPKDGVVEGKMAVLTCEGDANPAPSHYNWFDGNNQDLHHYGQTLRLEPVKLQHSGSYWCRGANRLGQSQSPPTTLTVYYSAATISRRAALGVGFCLAIFLLAIWGVKLQRNWKRIQRQQGLQESSSGQSFFVRNIKARRTPQAECPHSLGCYNRVMEDAVSYATLSFPLGETDAQRLRDAESSEMREIPPSRDDSVTYAVVQNRQVADYENVTPEVLDDEGIHYSELVHFGNGKRALAQEGVEYVTLKH from the exons ATGCATCTCCTTGGCCCTTCGCTCCTGCTTCTTG GATATTTGGTTTACTCTGACTCAACTTACAGTGCCTGGACGTTTAAGCATCCTAAGACTCTCTATGCCTGGGATGGAGCCTGCGTCTGGATCCCTTGCACATACAGTTCGCTAAAGGGTGGTGGACACATCCTAGATAACCTGACTGTGTACCACAATTTTACATATAACAAAACGGCCAAGAACTACGTTGGAACCGTCCTCTATTTTAAGAACCTGACAGCTGAGGAGTCTACCTCCAGTCAAGAAAGGGTACGATTCCTGGGAAACCGCAGAAACAACTGCACGCTCCTCATCAATCCTGTCAGAGTCGATGACAGCGGTCTTCTGGGGCTGAGGGTGATGTCGAGGACTGACAAATGGATGGCGTCTCTAAACCTCAGCATCTCTG AGAAGGCTCCTCAACCCCACATTGAGCTCCCTCAGGAAATCCAGGAGGGCCAGGAAGTCACTGCCACCTGCTTGCTGAATTTCGCCTGCCATGATTACCAGATCCATCTGCGGTGGTCCCTGGAGGGGTCTGTGACCACTTCTACCATCCTCTCCACTGAGACAGTCGCCACCCAGAGCAAGCTCCATTTCCAGCCCAACTGGACTCATGATGGCAAGAACCTGACCTGccagctctgggaccccatgaaAGAGCGGCTACTCTCGGAGAAAGTAGTGCTGCTGGAAGTGAAGT ATGCACCAAAGTTGAAGATCCAGGTCAACCCCGAAGAAGCCACCGTCACAGAGGGAGAGTCTGTGACCATGAGGTGCCAGGTCATGGGCAGCAACCCGCCGCACGGGAATGTGTCCTGGTTCAAGGACAGGACTCAACTGAAGGAGCAGGGGACAACAGTCACTCTGCCCGAAGTGACCAGGACGATGAGCGGGCAGTACACGTGCCAGGTCTCCAATGAAGTGGGCACAAGACGGTCAGATGCAGTGGATCTCCAGGTGCACT ATGCTCCAGAACCTTCCTCGGTTCAGATCTCCCCGTCATCAATTAAAGAAGGAGTTACAGTAGAGCTGGCTTGTATATCAGCAGCCAGCCCTCCCCCAGCTAATTACACCTGGTACTTCAATGGCCAAGAAATACTTGGAAAGAACGGCAGGAACTTCCAGATCCCTCAAGTCCTCGTCAAGCATGCTGGGAGGTACTCCTGCTTGGCAGAAAATAGTCTTGGGCCTGGATCTGTTGACCAGGAAGCTGACTTGGACGTCCAGT ATCCCCCCAAGGGGGTCACCACGGTGATTCAAAACCCCACACCGATTCGAGAAGGAGACAGTGTGACCCTGTCCTGCACCTTCAATTCCAGTAACCCCAGAGTTACTCGATATAACTGGAacagcccaggctcccaggaccaAACATCACAGGAGAAGCTGACGATTCGAAAAGTCACGTGGGACGCAGCACCAGTCAAATGCGAAGCTTGTAACCAGTGGTGTTCGTGGTCTCCCCCTGTCAACCTGAATGTCCACT ATGCTCCCAAGGACGTCAACATCCAGATCAGCCCTCGTACAGAGGTCCAATCTGGGCAGCAGGTCCTCCTCCGGTGTGAGTTCTCAAGTAGCCGTCCCATGGATGTCCACTACTTCTGGAAAAAAGATGGAAGCCTTCTGAAGAAACAGAAGACACTTACCTTTGACTCCATCTCTCCAGAAGATTCAGGAACCTACCACTGCTTGGTCAACAACTCCATTGGACAGACCTCATCTGAGGCCTGTGAGCTCCGAGTGCTCT ATGCTCCCAGAAGGCTGCGTGTGTCCATCAGCCCGAAAGACGGCGTGGTGGAGGGGAAGATGGCAGTCCTGACCTGTGAGGGCGACGCCaaccctgccccctcccactaCAACTGGTTTGATGGGAATAACCAAGACCTCCACCATTACGGTCAGACGCTGAGATTGGAGCCCGTGAAGCTGCAGCACTCAGGGAGCTACTGGTGCCGAGGGGCCAACCGTCTGGGCCAGAGCCAGTCGCCCCCCACCACCCTCACTGTCTACT ACAGCGCTGCCACCATCAGCAGACGTGCGGCCTTGGGAGTGGGGTTCTGCCTGGCCATCTTCCTTCTGGCAATCTGGGGAGTCAAGCTTCAGCGGAA CTGGAAGAGGATTCAGAGACAGCAGGGCCTTCAGGAAAGTTCCAGTGGACAGAGCTTCTTTGTGAGGAATATAAAG GCTAGAAGGACCCCCCAAGCTGAATGCCCCCACTCCCTGGGGTGCTACAACCGGGTGATGGAAGATGCAGTCAGCTATGCTACCTTGAGCTTTCCTCTTGGCGAGACTGACGCACAGAGACTTAG AGACGCAGAGAGCTCAGAGATGAGGGAAATTCCCCCAAGCAGGGACGACAGCGTCACCTACGCTGTGGTGCAGAACCGTCAAGTG GCCGACTATGAGAACGTGACTCCGGAGGTCCTAGACGATGAGGGCATTCATTACTCGGAGCTGGTCCACTTTGGGAATGGGAAGCGGGCGCTGGCCCAGGAAGGAGTGGAATACGTGACCCTCAAGCACTGA